A region of Corynebacterium glucuronolyticum DSM 44120 DNA encodes the following proteins:
- a CDS encoding helix-turn-helix transcriptional regulator, with product MSPKNKSAVGSSRVSQARDELVRMLNVLPYFSRHKDRTVFEAAADFGVSPTQIREDLLRLQCCGIGTYPDELVALETDRVSVSIEDTQGLDKSLRLTTTEAISLLLILESLEGIDGLIDPTVVQSTTDKLRELTTRSAAAIESLPDANDAETSGALTETANKLKEAFTSRRKVTFSYYNRYSDATTTRTVDALKLFTHDGISYLYCYDNDAKAVRTFRLDAISDLSLSDVPSRLPLSEYEKDLSEPFDFSGAGMTGALRLAPDVRWLADESPMDIVGELPDKWAAAELPLVSPDWLIRFSLAYGGKVVVTSPESVATAVRQRAESALQKYV from the coding sequence ATGAGTCCCAAAAATAAATCTGCTGTTGGTTCCAGCCGGGTGAGCCAGGCACGCGATGAGCTCGTTCGCATGCTCAACGTGTTGCCGTACTTTAGCAGGCACAAGGACAGGACCGTGTTCGAAGCTGCCGCCGATTTTGGTGTCAGCCCGACTCAGATTCGGGAGGATCTTCTCCGCCTCCAGTGCTGTGGAATTGGCACGTACCCCGACGAACTTGTGGCGCTCGAAACCGACCGCGTGAGCGTGTCCATCGAGGACACCCAAGGACTAGACAAGTCTCTACGTTTGACTACAACAGAGGCTATTTCTTTACTCCTCATTCTCGAGTCACTCGAGGGGATTGACGGGCTCATCGACCCGACCGTTGTACAGTCGACCACCGACAAGCTCCGAGAGCTCACCACACGGTCTGCTGCAGCGATCGAATCTCTCCCAGATGCCAACGATGCGGAGACGAGCGGAGCCTTGACAGAGACTGCAAATAAGTTGAAGGAGGCTTTCACTTCTCGTCGAAAGGTGACTTTCAGCTACTACAACCGTTATTCCGATGCGACTACCACGCGTACTGTTGACGCTCTCAAGCTCTTCACCCACGACGGAATAAGCTACCTGTACTGCTATGACAATGATGCGAAAGCGGTACGTACCTTCCGGCTCGACGCTATCTCGGACCTATCCCTTTCGGACGTTCCCAGCAGACTACCGCTTTCAGAGTACGAAAAAGATCTGTCGGAGCCTTTCGATTTCTCCGGCGCAGGCATGACCGGAGCCCTCCGGCTAGCTCCAGATGTTCGTTGGCTTGCCGACGAGTCTCCGATGGACATTGTGGGAGAGCTTCCCGATAAGTGGGCTGCAGCCGAGCTACCACTCGTATCGCCGGATTGGCTTATTCGATTTAGTTTGGCCTATGGCGGTAAGGTAGTTGTGACCAGTCCGGAATCGGTTGCCACCGCAGTCCGGCAACGGGCAGAATCTGCTCTACAGAAATACGTTTAG
- a CDS encoding DEAD/DEAH box helicase → MTDAFPMLDEFAARQLFPLDEFQVDGCRSVESDHGVLVCAPTGAGKTIVGEFAVFLALRRGLKCFYTTPIKALSNQKYHDLVDTYGEERIGLLTGDVSINSGADIVVMTTEVLRNMIYADSPALARLGYVVMDEVHYLSDRDRGAVWEEVILNLDESVNIVSLSATVSNSEEFGQWLGEVRGTTDVIVSEVRPVPLTQYLLVGNQLCPLFNADSTRISSQVKRAISHQGEQPIGWGQTDRDRRYKPLGRPEVLRLLGGEGMLPAITFIFSRAGCDGAVAQCLGARLDLTTDEDKDCIAQIVDEGVEEIPPEDLEVLGFKRWKLACTRGFAAHHAGMLPAFRHIVEKLFVQGLLKAVFATETLALGINMPAKTVVLERLVKFNGEAHVDLTPGQFTQLTGRAGRRGIDTQGRAVMVWEPTMDVEAVAGLASTRTYPLVSTFSPGYNMSVNLLNTIGYANAKHIIERSFAQYQADKSVVGKAHELEKASRAVEQLHTQLEQAIDGPVDEFLEYMQLRADLTDAERKAKKDFVVERKKEATAVLAKLQKGDVIALPGKKTTLAVVIDPAHRRNDPRPQIIQQGGWKGRVSPEDFPVPPITVGHTHLPRHGRLGRWVDNELKHGHYPRPKKIRAPRLRTKKDPQIKALREAIRTHPAHNWENRDAYARLGEQLMREERRRDNLQSAVSPARETLGKTFDRILDLLAELDYITPGENPTVTDEGQRLALLHNESDLLIASCLKRGIWDELDPAELAGVVSMTVFENRKEVRGRVGAPTERMATAMNNTMRIYTELSSDEQRHKLALSREPEPGFALAMHQWVAGAPLDYALEAAAASGAELTPGDFVRSCRRVIDVLEQVAKTGYTSDITRHANQAIDAIRRGVVAVGD, encoded by the coding sequence ATGACTGATGCGTTTCCTATGCTCGACGAGTTCGCTGCACGCCAGCTCTTCCCCCTCGATGAATTTCAGGTCGACGGCTGCCGCAGTGTAGAAAGCGACCACGGCGTGCTCGTTTGCGCGCCAACTGGTGCCGGCAAAACCATCGTCGGCGAATTCGCTGTCTTCCTTGCCCTGCGCAGGGGGCTGAAGTGCTTCTACACCACGCCAATCAAGGCGCTGTCCAACCAGAAGTACCACGACCTCGTAGACACCTACGGAGAAGAGCGCATCGGGCTGCTCACCGGCGATGTTTCCATCAACAGCGGGGCGGATATCGTCGTCATGACGACCGAGGTTCTGCGCAACATGATCTACGCGGATTCGCCCGCACTGGCTCGGCTCGGCTATGTGGTCATGGACGAGGTGCATTACCTTTCGGACCGCGACCGCGGCGCCGTATGGGAGGAGGTCATCCTCAACCTCGACGAGTCCGTCAACATTGTCTCGCTTTCGGCGACGGTATCGAACTCAGAGGAATTTGGTCAGTGGCTCGGGGAGGTCCGGGGCACCACCGATGTCATCGTCTCCGAGGTGCGGCCGGTGCCGCTGACGCAGTACCTGCTCGTCGGGAACCAGCTCTGTCCGCTGTTCAACGCAGATTCCACACGCATCAGTAGCCAAGTTAAGCGCGCGATCTCCCACCAAGGCGAACAGCCAATCGGCTGGGGACAAACCGACCGAGATCGTCGTTATAAGCCTCTGGGCAGGCCAGAGGTGCTACGCCTGCTCGGCGGGGAGGGGATGCTTCCCGCCATTACGTTCATCTTTTCCCGTGCAGGATGTGACGGTGCCGTCGCCCAGTGCCTCGGGGCTCGTCTTGACCTCACAACAGATGAAGACAAGGATTGCATCGCGCAGATCGTCGATGAGGGCGTGGAGGAGATTCCGCCGGAGGATCTCGAGGTCCTCGGCTTCAAACGGTGGAAGCTCGCCTGCACCCGGGGATTCGCTGCCCACCACGCTGGTATGCTTCCTGCATTTCGCCACATCGTGGAGAAACTGTTCGTCCAGGGACTGCTGAAGGCAGTGTTCGCCACCGAAACCCTCGCCTTGGGGATCAACATGCCGGCGAAAACGGTGGTGCTCGAGCGCCTGGTGAAGTTTAACGGGGAGGCGCACGTCGACCTCACACCGGGGCAGTTCACCCAGCTGACAGGCCGTGCCGGGAGGCGTGGCATCGATACGCAGGGGCGCGCTGTCATGGTCTGGGAGCCGACGATGGATGTCGAAGCCGTGGCCGGACTCGCCTCGACTCGCACGTATCCGCTGGTTTCCACGTTCTCCCCGGGCTATAACATGTCGGTCAACCTGCTGAACACCATCGGCTACGCCAACGCCAAGCACATCATTGAGCGGTCCTTCGCCCAGTATCAGGCGGATAAGTCGGTCGTCGGCAAGGCCCACGAGCTGGAAAAGGCTAGTCGCGCGGTCGAGCAGCTGCACACCCAACTTGAGCAGGCGATCGACGGCCCCGTAGATGAGTTCCTCGAGTACATGCAGCTGCGCGCGGATCTCACCGATGCCGAGCGGAAGGCGAAGAAGGACTTCGTCGTCGAGCGGAAGAAGGAGGCCACGGCGGTCCTGGCGAAGCTGCAGAAGGGCGATGTCATCGCGCTTCCGGGGAAGAAGACAACCCTCGCCGTCGTCATTGACCCGGCGCACCGCCGAAACGATCCGCGGCCGCAGATCATTCAGCAAGGTGGCTGGAAGGGGAGGGTCTCGCCGGAGGACTTCCCGGTCCCGCCCATTACCGTTGGGCACACGCATCTGCCTCGCCATGGCAGGCTTGGACGGTGGGTGGATAATGAGCTCAAACACGGCCACTACCCGCGGCCCAAGAAGATTCGTGCGCCCCGTCTGAGGACGAAGAAAGACCCGCAGATCAAGGCGTTGCGGGAGGCGATCCGCACGCATCCGGCCCACAACTGGGAAAACCGCGATGCTTACGCACGGCTCGGTGAGCAGCTCATGCGTGAGGAGCGACGCCGGGATAACTTACAGTCTGCTGTTTCGCCCGCCCGCGAAACTTTGGGCAAGACTTTCGACCGCATCCTGGATCTTTTGGCAGAACTCGACTACATCACGCCAGGGGAGAACCCGACTGTCACCGACGAGGGCCAGCGCCTCGCCTTGCTGCACAACGAATCCGATCTCCTCATCGCCTCGTGTCTGAAGCGTGGCATCTGGGACGAGTTGGATCCGGCGGAGCTAGCCGGCGTTGTCTCCATGACCGTGTTCGAAAACCGCAAGGAAGTCCGCGGGCGGGTCGGTGCGCCGACCGAGAGGATGGCCACGGCGATGAACAACACGATGCGCATCTACACCGAGCTTTCCAGTGATGAGCAGCGCCACAAGCTCGCCCTGTCGCGGGAGCCGGAGCCGGGTTTCGCCTTGGCCATGCACCAGTGGGTGGCCGGAGCCCCGCTCGATTACGCATTGGAGGCGGCAGCCGCCAGCGGAGCTGAGCTCACGCCGGGCGATTTTGTCCGCTCGTGCCGGCGGGTCATTGATGTTCTGGAGCAGGTGGCCAAGACGGGGTACACCTCCGACATCACCCGCCACGCGAACCAGGCTATCGACGCTATTCGACGCGGTGTCGTCGCCGTAGGCGATTAG
- a CDS encoding trypsin-like serine protease produces the protein MPVILATAVRSSATLVGMVYPYLVTLSAVRRSGGSTRRTTCVGSVIGHNRTGAVVLTVAHFFDTVSAADTRLKLEATGTYRRAMSVDKLAGTDLALVTTNAKFSADPHPYYPPLSPARLRPLTRVLTVAREPIPGTVITPVVVGLGTHMRIRVRTGALVAPDPGRKVHLGDSGSPVLADGRIVGVQSLVFNPCRVNTGLSTIACVRPHLARIAHAVS, from the coding sequence ATGCCTGTCATTTTAGCCACCGCAGTGCGGTCCTCGGCTACCCTGGTGGGCATGGTGTATCCGTACCTTGTCACGTTATCGGCCGTCCGCCGGTCAGGCGGTTCCACGCGTCGAACGACATGTGTGGGTTCGGTCATCGGACACAACCGCACGGGGGCTGTCGTACTTACAGTGGCGCACTTCTTTGACACCGTCAGCGCCGCAGACACCCGGCTGAAGCTGGAGGCGACGGGGACATACCGGCGGGCGATGAGTGTGGACAAACTTGCCGGTACAGACCTTGCCCTGGTGACCACCAACGCCAAGTTTTCTGCGGATCCCCACCCCTACTACCCGCCCCTTTCTCCTGCCCGCCTGCGTCCACTGACGCGCGTGCTCACCGTCGCTCGGGAGCCGATCCCCGGTACCGTGATCACGCCGGTGGTGGTCGGTCTGGGAACTCACATGCGGATCCGTGTGCGCACCGGCGCTCTCGTCGCCCCGGACCCGGGCAGGAAGGTGCATCTCGGCGATTCAGGCAGCCCCGTGCTCGCCGACGGACGGATCGTCGGCGTGCAATCGCTGGTGTTCAACCCCTGCAGAGTCAACACCGGCTTGTCGACGATCGCCTGCGTGCGTCCGCACCTGGCACGCATCGCGCATGCGGTGAGCTAA
- the tatC gene encoding twin-arginine translocase subunit TatC gives MSQKSPANDKRTRSRRKKKKNPDGTMSLVDHINELRRRLFISLVALAISTVIGFLWYQHSIPGVPTLGEILRGPYCSLPPEVRADFSGDGHCRLLATGPFEMFLLRLKVGALAGLVFSSPVWLSQIWGFITPGLHKNERRWTFTFVSLAVTLFVAGAVLAYFVVAYGLSFLLTIGSEVQITALSGERYYNFVLGLLVIFGVSFELPLVIAMLNIAGLVDYEDLKDKRSYIIVGLFVFAAFMTPGQDPVSMLILSVALTIIVEISIQFTRINDKRRKKESEKWGDDEASPLDESQDEIAAPIPRPEKIAKPIPVNPKARRVKDYAGGTPKPRAVPRNMEGADKRGTLNKREPGDFDDVL, from the coding sequence ATGAGCCAGAAATCACCCGCTAACGACAAGCGCACGCGGAGTCGACGCAAAAAGAAGAAGAACCCCGACGGCACAATGAGCCTCGTTGATCACATCAACGAGCTCCGCCGTCGACTGTTCATCTCGCTCGTCGCTCTCGCGATCAGCACTGTCATCGGGTTCCTGTGGTATCAGCATTCCATCCCCGGAGTGCCTACCCTCGGAGAGATCCTTCGTGGACCATACTGCAGCCTTCCGCCCGAGGTACGCGCGGACTTCTCCGGCGATGGTCACTGCCGCCTCCTGGCAACCGGCCCCTTTGAGATGTTCCTCCTGCGCCTGAAAGTTGGCGCACTAGCGGGGCTCGTTTTCTCCTCGCCCGTCTGGCTCTCCCAAATCTGGGGCTTCATCACCCCCGGCCTGCACAAAAACGAGCGTCGCTGGACGTTTACCTTCGTTTCGCTAGCTGTGACGCTGTTTGTCGCGGGCGCGGTGCTGGCTTACTTCGTTGTCGCCTACGGCCTCAGCTTCCTGCTGACCATCGGCTCCGAGGTCCAAATCACGGCACTTTCCGGCGAGAGGTACTACAACTTCGTTCTCGGACTCCTCGTCATCTTCGGCGTGAGCTTCGAGCTGCCGCTCGTCATCGCGATGCTCAATATCGCCGGCCTTGTCGATTACGAGGATCTCAAGGACAAGCGCTCCTACATCATCGTCGGGCTGTTCGTCTTTGCGGCCTTCATGACCCCCGGCCAGGATCCGGTCTCTATGCTGATCCTCTCCGTGGCTCTCACCATCATCGTCGAGATTTCCATCCAATTCACGCGCATCAACGATAAACGTCGCAAGAAGGAAAGCGAGAAGTGGGGAGACGACGAGGCCTCACCGCTAGACGAGTCCCAAGACGAGATCGCAGCCCCCATTCCGCGTCCAGAGAAGATCGCGAAGCCGATCCCGGTCAATCCCAAGGCTCGCCGGGTGAAAGACTATGCCGGAGGCACTCCCAAGCCACGGGCAGTCCCACGGAACATGGAAGGTGCGGACAAGCGCGGAACCCTTAATAAGCGGGAGCCCGGCGATTTCGACGATGTTCTCTAG
- a CDS encoding M24 family metallopeptidase yields the protein MTETFDHSVYQRRLDQARETLTKRHLAGVIIGTGPELAYLTGSWISSHERFTALVIAADGTARLVAPGVDKGELGRSPVGQMDIDIAGWADGEDPYALATDIFGGGVTGQVGIGSSITADHLFKLREKLPSAQFVLATTVLKELFMRKDPEEIEWLRTAGQAIDQVFYKVPELLVAGRTEREVAADIEKLILEGHDVVDFIIVGSGPNGANPHHDFSDRVLEKGDVVVVDLGGTVGPGYHSDCTRTFVVPGAEPSADYQKFIPVLQRAQEEAVKAIMPGVTAEHIDAVARDIIAEAGYGDAYFHRTGHGIGLSEHEDPFIIADNDMPLEEGMTFSVEPGIYLEGNVGARIEDIVVVTADGCERLNNTPRS from the coding sequence ATGACTGAAACGTTCGACCATTCCGTGTACCAGAGGCGACTCGACCAGGCCCGCGAGACGCTCACTAAGCGTCACCTCGCCGGTGTCATTATTGGCACTGGTCCTGAGCTTGCCTACCTCACCGGCAGCTGGATTTCCTCCCACGAGCGGTTCACCGCCCTGGTCATCGCCGCAGACGGCACTGCTCGTCTTGTCGCCCCAGGCGTGGACAAGGGCGAACTCGGACGCTCCCCGGTGGGACAGATGGATATCGACATTGCTGGCTGGGCGGATGGTGAGGACCCGTACGCGCTCGCCACCGACATTTTCGGTGGCGGCGTGACCGGCCAGGTAGGTATCGGCTCCTCAATCACCGCCGACCACCTGTTTAAGCTCCGCGAGAAACTACCGTCCGCGCAGTTCGTTCTGGCAACGACCGTGCTAAAGGAACTGTTCATGCGCAAGGATCCCGAGGAAATCGAGTGGCTGCGCACGGCGGGGCAAGCAATTGACCAAGTCTTTTACAAGGTACCCGAGCTGCTTGTCGCCGGTCGCACCGAACGGGAGGTTGCTGCGGACATTGAAAAGCTGATCCTCGAGGGGCACGATGTGGTGGACTTCATCATCGTCGGCTCCGGCCCCAACGGCGCGAACCCGCACCACGACTTCTCCGACCGCGTCCTGGAAAAGGGCGATGTCGTCGTCGTCGACCTCGGCGGCACCGTCGGCCCCGGTTACCACTCCGATTGCACGCGCACGTTCGTTGTGCCGGGGGCTGAGCCGAGCGCCGATTACCAGAAGTTCATCCCCGTCCTCCAGCGCGCCCAGGAGGAGGCCGTGAAGGCGATTATGCCGGGAGTAACGGCAGAACACATCGATGCGGTTGCCCGCGACATCATCGCCGAGGCCGGCTATGGCGATGCGTACTTCCACCGGACCGGCCACGGCATTGGCCTGTCCGAGCACGAGGACCCGTTCATCATCGCCGACAACGATATGCCTCTGGAAGAGGGGATGACCTTCTCCGTCGAGCCCGGCATCTACTTGGAGGGCAACGTCGGCGCCCGCATTGAGGACATCGTCGTGGTCACCGCCGATGGCTGCGAGCGTCTGAACAACACGCCGCGCTCATGA
- a CDS encoding helix-turn-helix transcriptional regulator, giving the protein MSNEVAEHSRRTERLINLLAVLINSAERPLSSAEIRSRVPGYNPEDKPGRQALSRDFEALRKVGVNVAETFDGNQTLYSVQQQTFLPDVEFTPEEAHVLQLAGQVSSHHKLGIQARRGWNKLAAFATDRDRAETLPFITHTELWEVDSTTLKTVLNAINRKRALALDYRRDQLAPTEERHLEPWGIASHNERQYLVGFDTDRDAIRSFRLIRILGADIKGSATHERPEDFTAVAAEAMQRLHPRVDAVVSVVPGAARAFVDRGERIDEETVRFTSIDREWLIRNALSYCESVTVISPQDVRDDVIERLQAIVASASEVPHESQK; this is encoded by the coding sequence ATGTCGAATGAGGTAGCTGAGCACTCGCGGCGAACAGAGCGACTCATCAATCTGCTCGCTGTGCTGATCAATTCTGCAGAGCGTCCTCTTTCATCCGCCGAGATTCGTTCCCGAGTTCCCGGTTACAACCCGGAAGATAAGCCGGGACGCCAAGCATTGAGCAGGGACTTCGAGGCACTGCGGAAGGTGGGGGTCAACGTCGCGGAAACGTTCGACGGAAACCAGACGCTGTACTCCGTGCAGCAGCAGACTTTTCTGCCCGATGTCGAGTTCACCCCAGAGGAAGCCCATGTGCTGCAGTTGGCAGGCCAGGTGAGCTCCCATCATAAGCTAGGGATTCAAGCCCGCCGGGGGTGGAATAAGCTGGCAGCTTTCGCAACCGATAGGGATCGGGCCGAAACCCTTCCTTTCATTACCCACACCGAGCTGTGGGAAGTTGACTCCACGACGCTGAAAACAGTCCTCAATGCGATAAACAGGAAGCGTGCTCTCGCCCTCGACTACCGTCGCGACCAGCTCGCGCCGACAGAGGAACGCCACCTGGAACCGTGGGGAATAGCCTCACACAATGAGCGACAGTACCTCGTCGGATTCGACACTGACCGCGACGCGATCCGCAGTTTCCGTCTCATCCGGATCCTCGGTGCCGACATCAAGGGGAGCGCAACACACGAGCGACCGGAAGATTTTACGGCTGTCGCCGCCGAAGCTATGCAGAGGCTCCACCCACGCGTGGACGCAGTCGTGTCGGTAGTGCCGGGTGCAGCTCGTGCGTTTGTCGATAGGGGAGAAAGAATCGATGAAGAAACCGTCCGCTTTACATCTATAGACCGCGAGTGGTTGATCCGCAATGCGCTGTCTTATTGCGAATCTGTCACCGTCATCTCCCCGCAGGATGTCCGCGATGACGTGATCGAGCGACTACAGGCAATCGTTGCTAGCGCCTCGGAGGTGCCGCATGAGTCCCAAAAATAA
- the tatA gene encoding Sec-independent protein translocase subunit TatA, protein MSLGPAEIAIIVLVILLLFGGKKLPELARSLGRSMRIMKSEVKEMQNDETDNSAAPQQQAIEQPQQQYQQPQQGQYGNPAQNNQ, encoded by the coding sequence ATGAGTCTTGGACCAGCTGAAATCGCCATCATCGTCCTTGTCATCTTGCTACTTTTCGGAGGCAAGAAGCTTCCTGAACTCGCTCGTTCCCTTGGTCGCTCCATGCGCATCATGAAGTCCGAGGTCAAGGAGATGCAAAACGACGAGACCGATAATTCTGCTGCTCCGCAGCAGCAGGCGATTGAACAGCCGCAGCAGCAGTACCAGCAGCCCCAACAGGGCCAGTACGGCAACCCTGCCCAGAACAACCAGTAA
- the cbiE gene encoding precorrin-6y C5,15-methyltransferase (decarboxylating) subunit CbiE produces MITIVGIGCDGPHGITARARQAISTADILVGGQRHLDMVSALNPHADTHTWPRPLAPGIAPLFGSFPASAQVTVLASGDPLFHGVGTTLLRELPGADFTVYPHVSSATLACARLGWTVEDTPVVSLTTSHPDEVVPLVQSGRRFLVLGTPGAVAAALGSDYGNSALTALADLGGTEESITHGTVAAPPEPGSSLVVTAVEPSGPQESALPGLVDDQFLNDGQLTKQAVRVHGVTALRPLPNQHLWDIGGGAGSIAIEFCRSTPGTSARVFERNEERATRIEDNAQRLGVSRRVSVSRGDAGTSIAGLTERPDAVFIGGGLSDKEMVDAAYAALVPGGRIVAHAVTLESVGRLVELCSRYGGELTSVAISKHHAVGRFTTLQPALPVIQWVAVKETES; encoded by the coding sequence ATGATCACCATTGTCGGTATCGGCTGCGACGGTCCGCACGGGATAACCGCCCGCGCCCGGCAGGCGATCTCAACGGCGGATATTCTCGTCGGTGGACAGCGCCATCTGGACATGGTGTCCGCTCTCAATCCGCACGCGGATACGCACACGTGGCCCCGTCCGCTCGCACCCGGCATCGCGCCATTGTTCGGCTCCTTTCCGGCCAGCGCACAGGTCACCGTCCTGGCATCTGGAGATCCGCTTTTCCACGGGGTAGGTACCACTCTTCTTCGTGAGCTTCCCGGCGCAGACTTCACCGTGTATCCCCACGTCTCCTCGGCGACGCTCGCCTGCGCCCGTCTCGGCTGGACGGTGGAGGACACCCCCGTGGTGAGCTTGACCACGAGCCACCCCGACGAGGTTGTGCCGCTTGTGCAAAGCGGTCGCAGATTCTTGGTGCTCGGTACCCCCGGCGCCGTCGCCGCTGCTCTGGGGTCTGACTACGGGAACTCCGCGCTCACTGCTCTCGCCGACCTCGGTGGTACCGAGGAATCCATCACCCACGGTACGGTCGCCGCCCCGCCCGAGCCCGGTTCTTCCCTCGTGGTCACCGCTGTTGAGCCGTCCGGGCCGCAGGAGTCAGCGCTGCCCGGGCTTGTCGACGATCAATTTCTCAATGACGGTCAGCTCACCAAACAGGCGGTGCGCGTCCATGGCGTGACTGCCCTGCGCCCGTTACCCAACCAGCACCTGTGGGACATCGGCGGGGGAGCAGGCTCGATTGCCATCGAATTCTGCCGCTCGACTCCGGGCACCTCGGCACGTGTCTTCGAGAGAAACGAAGAGCGCGCAACCCGGATTGAAGACAATGCACAGCGCCTCGGCGTCTCCCGCCGTGTTTCTGTATCCCGCGGTGATGCCGGAACGTCGATTGCTGGTCTCACTGAACGCCCCGATGCCGTGTTCATTGGCGGTGGGCTCAGCGATAAAGAAATGGTCGATGCCGCCTACGCCGCGCTTGTTCCCGGTGGAAGGATTGTCGCCCACGCAGTCACACTGGAATCCGTCGGCAGGCTCGTGGAGCTGTGCTCACGTTATGGTGGCGAACTGACAAGCGTGGCGATCAGCAAACACCACGCTGTGGGACGTTTTACAACACTGCAACCCGCCCTCCCTGTCATCCAATGGGTGGCGGTCAAAGAGACAGAAAGCTAA
- the cobM gene encoding precorrin-4 C(11)-methyltransferase: MTVYFIGAGPGAADLLTVRADRLIRNARVVMYAGSIVPESVLESTPDDCELINTARMPLDSIMETISSYHDKGIDVLRLQSGDPSVYSALAEQVRRLTELGIDYEVVPGVPAFAAAAATLGHELTVPTVGQTVILTRVSGRASKMPAGEDLDTLGKSGATLVIHLAAHDAQRVSDELAPNYGTDCPVAVVAYASRDNEQVVRTTVGKLPQDIAAAEITRTAVIIVGPVLSATQFPDSFLYSDDRPRDEHGRTIPCVH, translated from the coding sequence ATGACTGTTTATTTCATCGGCGCCGGCCCCGGTGCCGCTGATCTCCTCACCGTTCGCGCAGATAGGTTGATCCGCAACGCGCGCGTTGTCATGTACGCGGGCTCCATCGTTCCGGAAAGCGTTTTGGAGTCCACGCCGGACGACTGCGAGCTCATCAATACGGCGCGGATGCCCCTCGATTCCATCATGGAGACCATTTCTTCCTATCACGACAAGGGCATTGACGTGCTCCGCCTCCAGTCTGGCGACCCCTCGGTTTATTCCGCCCTTGCTGAGCAGGTGCGGCGTCTTACGGAGCTCGGTATTGACTATGAAGTTGTACCTGGCGTGCCGGCTTTCGCCGCCGCTGCGGCAACACTTGGCCACGAGCTCACGGTTCCCACCGTTGGGCAGACCGTCATCTTGACCCGCGTATCCGGACGCGCATCGAAAATGCCCGCGGGGGAGGACCTTGATACCCTCGGTAAGTCCGGGGCGACGCTCGTCATCCACCTGGCTGCCCATGATGCCCAACGTGTGTCCGATGAGCTCGCACCCAACTACGGCACCGACTGCCCGGTTGCCGTGGTCGCGTACGCGTCACGCGACAATGAGCAAGTGGTACGTACGACCGTCGGAAAGCTACCCCAAGACATCGCCGCAGCAGAGATCACCCGGACCGCCGTCATCATCGTCGGACCCGTGCTTTCCGCCACGCAGTTCCCCGATAGCTTCCTCTACTCCGACGACCGGCCACGCGATGAGCACGGAAGGACGATCCCATGCGTGCACTAA